CTGGGTAGAGAACCTGAGGAGCGTTGTCATTCTGATCCTGGATTGTAATTTTGACTGTCACGTTACTACTGAGTGGAGGGGAGCCTCCGTCCTGCGCTCTGACGCGGAAATGGAAGTCTTTTAACTGCTCATAATCAAACGAGCGCACGGCATTAATGACTCCACTATCAGCACTGACTGACACATATGATGACACAGGAACTCCATTGACAGTGCTCTCTTCTAAAATATAAGAGACTCGAGCATTCTGGTTGGAGTCTGCGTCACTCGCTTTCACTGTGAATATAGAGAGACCTGGTGTGTTGTTTTCCAGCACAAAGGCctcataatgatttttttcaaaaacaggtGCGTTGTCATTTACATCTGATATGTGTAAACGGAGAGAAGTGCTGCTGGACAGTGAGGGAACTCCCTCATCAGAgcaagtcactgtgatgttatactcagcttctctctctctgtccaatTCTTGATCAGTAAATAGGCTAAAGAAATTATTGGACTGAGATGTGATAACAAATGGCATATTTTCACTTATACTGCAGTGAATTCGTCCGTTAAGATCAGAGTCCGGGTCATTAACATTAAGCATGGCAATTACTACACCTGGTGTAGATTCTTCAGATATGGTATTTGATCGTGAAATGACATTGATCACGGGTTTGTTATCATTCACGTCGATTACGTCAATTATAATTTTGCAAGAATCCGAAAGACCCCCTTGATCTCGAGCTTGAATATTTAGCTGATAATGACTTGCTTTTTCGTAATCAATTATTCCATTAACTGACACTTTACCAGTTTGTGGATCAACAACAAAGACGTCACTTAAATCCATGATGTTTGAAATATAATACGACACTAACCCATTAGATCCTTCATCTTTATCTAGGGCTCGAACAGTTATCAACTCGGAGCCTTTTGATGAATTTTCTGTAAGTGtggctttatatattttttgatcgAAGACAGGAGCATTGTCGTTAACATCCAGAACAGAGATGTGTATTTCTACACTTCCAGACATACGTGGTTTGCCCTCGTCCGTGGCAGTTAATATTAAAATCAGGCGTTTCTGATTTTCGCGATCCAGTGGTTTTTTTAATACCAACTCCACGTTTTTGTCTCCATCAGTTTGGCTTTGTAATTGCAAAGCGAAATGATCTGTAGGTTTCAGTGAATAACGCAGCAAGCCATTAACACCAACATCCAAGTCGACAGCATGCTCTAACACGAATTTAGCACCGGGTGCAGCTAACTCGCTAATTTCAAATAGAATTTCATTTCTTTGAAAATATGGAGCATTGTCGTTTATATCTGTAATTTCTACTGTAATTTTATAGAGCTCCATTGGATTTTCTAGGACGATCTGAGGATGCAAAGCGCATGGAGTCGTTTTTACACAAAGAGCCTCTCGGTCTATTTTCTTGTTAATGAGAAGTATCCCCCTCTCTTTATTTAAATCGATGTACGGCATCTCGTCACTCGTGTATATGCGGGCATTTCTTGATTTCATTGTCTGTACATCCAAGCCTAAATCTCGTGCAATATTTCCAACTACTGcacctttttccatttcttcaGGAATAGAGTAACTGACCTGTCCGTGCACCGAACGAGAAGAAAAGACGATGAAAAACAATAACGTCTGCCACATGACTGCAACACCCTTTTCAAAAATAACATTCAGCAGCCGGATCTTCGATGTGTGTAGTTCTTAGAATGTATAAATCCCAAATGTTATGCCTTAAATTGCTATTCTAAAAACAGTCACCAAAATTAATCCAGGAGGCTTGAGAAAACATGGAAAATGGCAGAGAAAGGCATTTCTTTCTCTGACGCTGTGGGTGAGTCTGAGGCGGATACAGTGAGAGATTTCACAGAACCATTGTCAAACAGCGGCTCTCGGAGTCGAAAAATGAGAAGTGCACACATACTTCCTTTATATGCGCATGCAGTATTTGCCTAATGCTATTTATGATATTCGAATGTAAACTGTACAAATAGTGACGTTATTAAAATTATGACATTATCTTGGTTTTACCAGACACTGTAGCATATATCAAAACACTAcacaaaaatgtgtataatacaaaaatacacgGAATGAATTTCTCATATCACGGTGCAgttgtattatttaaaacattaactaTTAATAGCTGATCTTTAAGACGGAAACagttgtgtgatttttttttggttctgtcTACAATTGTTCAGCTTTCTTTTAGCACCACATGTACTGGACAGCGGCAGGCaattttttcatgttaaaatgaaaaaagatacGTAATTTGCTGGAAAATTGCCCGACGCTGTCCAGTACGTCTGGTGCTAAAAAAGAAAGCTGAACAATTGTAGACgcaggaaaagaaaagatcTGTTAATgccatataatattttaaattttatattggCTCATGGTTATGgagtaactattttttttttcataataaagcATTTCTTTCAAGTTTTCATTTCAAACATTTCAAAGAAAATCAAATTGCTAATGACTGTGATGTGTACTGTGTCACAATTCGGtaatcattaagttttttaaacatttattataagaaACGCTTACCATTTCTGAAGAAGCTGGATcgtttaaaataatattctcctttacagCGCGCTGCAGAGTTTCTGTAAAACTCGGGTCCATCACTAAAACACTTTGTCCTCCAAGTGTAGAATATTTACAGTTACTCTTCCTCGAGTCAGTGGTCATACAAGCATCATAATTATACATGTGCGGCAGAGTTCCAGTAACTCCTGTGTCTGTGTAACCGGGTGGATAGTACGGAATAACTGGGAGATTGGACTGATAGAAGATGCGCGATTGTCTCCACCTGTAGATCTTTACTGATATTATAACTACTACAGTTgtgattaaaagaaaagaaacagcagCTAAggctaaaactaaataaaaggtGAGGTCATCATTATACTGTTTGCTGTGTGTAAAGTCAGTGAATTCTGAGAGCACTTCAGGGAAAGTGTCCGCTACAGCTACATTGATGTTAACTACAGCTGAGCGAGATGGCTGTCCGTTATCCTCCACAACTACAGTCAGCTTTTGTTTCACAGCGTCTTTGTCAGTGACCTGGCGCACAGTTCGTATCTCTCCATTCTGCGCTCCCACTTCAAACAGCGCCCTGTCTGTGGCTTTCTGGAGTTTGTATGAGAGCCAGGCGTTCTGTCCAGAGTCCACATCAACAGCCACCACTTTAGTGACCAGATATCCGACATCTGCTGAACGAGGCACAATCTCAGCCACCACAGAGCCACCGGTCTGTACTGGGTAGAGAACCTGAGGAGCGTTGTCATTCTGATCCTGGATTGTAATTTTGACTGTCACGTTACTCCTGAGTGGAGGGGAGCCTCCGTCCTGCGCTCTGACGCGGAAATGGAAGTCTTTTAACTGCTCGTAGTCGAAAGAGCGCACGGCATTAATGACTCCACTATCAGCACTGACTGACACATATGATGACACAGGAACTCCATTGACAGTGCTCTCTTCTAAAATATAAGAGACTCGAGCATTCTGGTTGGAGTCTGCATCACTCGCCTTCACTGTGAATATAGAGAGACCTGGTGTGTTGTTCTCCACCACAAAGGCctcataatgatttttttcaaaaacaggtGCGTTGTCATTTACATCTGATATGTGTAAACGGAGAGAAGTGCTGCTGGAGAGTGAGGGAACTCCCTCATCAGAgcaagtcactgtgatgttatactcagcttctctctctctgtccagctCCTGATCAGTGCGCAGGCTAAAAAAGTTATTTGACGGAGATGTGATCGTAAAAGGAACATTATCATTAACAGTACAGTAAACTTGTCCATTCGCACCTGAATCCAAGTCATTTACTTTTAACATGGCAACAACAGTGTTGAGCTTGGATTCTTCTGATATGGAATTAGACATAGAAACGATCGTGATTGCTGGACTGTTATCATTAATGTCCAATACATCAATAATCACCTTACATGTGTCAGACAATCCTCCTTGGTCTCTGGCTTGAATATCAAGCTGGTAGCTGTTGGATTTTTCATAATCAATCTGTGTGTTTAATTTCACTTCTccactttctttatttacaacAAACATGTTGGCAACCGATCTTTCCACTGCATCTGAAATGTAATACGATACGTAACTATTCGAACCCTCGTCCGCGTCAGAAGCACTCACTGTTGTTGCTTTTGTTCCCTTTGCGCTATTTTCCTGTAGCGTAGTTTTATAAACCTTTTGCGTGAATACAGGTGCATTATCATTAGCATCCACAACCGTTATATATACTTGCATTGTTCCTGACAGCCGAGACTCGCCACCATCAAACGCCGTCAACAACAAATGTATTTGTCCTTCCTTTTCCCGATCAAGTGTGTTTTGTAAAATCATCTCGACATTCTTCCCTACACCTGATTCTTTGTCTAACACAAAATTATCCGTGGGTTTAAGGGAATAGCCCTGAAGGCCGTTTATTCCAACATCCGGATCGGCAGCTTTTCCCAGCACGAATCTGGCACCGATCATTGCCGACTCGCTGATTTCGAACCTCATTTCATCGTTCTGAAAACTAGGAGCATTGTCGTTTATATCTGTGATCTCTACAGTAACAGAATATAACTCCATCGGGTTTTCCAGAATCATCTGGAGGTGGAGCGCGCACGGGGTTAATTTCGCACAAAGAGACTCCCGGTCGATCTTCTCTTTGGTGAGAAGCAATCCGTTTTCCCTGTTTAGTTCCACGTATTCAATGCTCTCGTCTGAAAAGATGCGCGCTTTCCCAGATTTCAGTCTTTTTAAATCCAAACCCAAATCCTGAGCGATGTTTCCGATCCTCGATCCTTTCACCATTTCCTCGGGAACAGAGTAAGTGATCTGCCCGCACGCGCAGTCAGAACAAAAGACGAAGAGAAGCAGAATCGTGCGCCGTAACGCCATAgcggatttttgttttttaataaatgctaCTCAAAGCGACAATCTAAGTATCTAGGTCAGAATTAAATAGTcataaagaaattataaatgcCTTTggtatataaaataattgtgcTCTCACATCCTGCGGAAAAAAGCCTgtcctctttctttctgtctgatATATGACGTCGGAGGGTTTGACGATTTTAACCCCAATCTCAGTCCATCGCTGTTAAACAGCGCCCCTGTGAGTCAAAACTACAcattaaaaaatgctgggttattTTTAACTACCCAAACGCTGGGATGCCTCTGTTAAGTCATTTTTCTGGGGGGTTATTTACAGTGAATTGGGTACTTTTTGTGTAAACCAGCTTGCTGGGTTGGAGTTGGGTTAGCTAGTGACAGCTAACATCACAGACAAGACCGCCCCTCCCCTGAAGTTCACGGTGTATACAGTGGCTGTGTCAACTTTAGCCTATGTCTTTTCTTTTGGGATGCTGATGAGGGTGCATCCCCCTCGTGCATTGAACAGGAAATGTAAACGTTAAATACATggtctgtatacacacttttactcacttaagtcacatatgactgaagttttttttactgtatgtaacatttattaactTTACCATGTTAACGTTCAACTCAAACTTTCTGCTCTGAGCTCTAGTTTATCTGACAGTGGCTGCTAGccagccaaagaaccccacctgcgTATGAAAGTAACTGCTGaaatgtctgagctttttagcttCCTTTGTAGAATGCTTGCACAGTGTATGAAGATGGTAAAGTGATGAATGAAAGTTAAACTCTTAACTGTAGTGCCAGCATGACGCTGCATtcagttaggttgctagcgttagcaaccacattaacattagtaCTTTATTAATATCAGTACAATAAAATGCTGTGGTGTTATAAAACACTAATCTTCTTACAAATATGTATACTAGCCAACCCTCTCAATTTTCCAGAAActttctaaggttggaaccaacatggtggaatacctccagcaggctaaAGTGTCAAGGCCATACCCCTACATCCTGaggttgggagataatgaccagcgctgctctcaggcattagtgcttgtgagtaatagtatcaTAATGATGTCTCtgttaaacttgttttgtataatttatatttttgttctatgATTTGTACATTtgattattgataataataataataataattaataataataataataataataataataataataattattattattattattattattaatattaaaaaacttatcatttttattcatacacatttacatttcatacaccctaaaaaacgctgggttgcctctgttgggtcatttttctgggttcttcacagagagttgggtagtttttgtgtaacccagctgctaggttgaagtttgcttggcccCGCCCCCAGAGGTCACCGGTGGATTCAAGCGCTGTCAGTCAGaacttcgtgtctctcttgagctcccacaccgctgattatggttcatttaagggaaaatgatgttaaatacaaggtctgtatacacatgttcacttacctaagtcacatatgactgaaaaattattactatatgtaagatttattactgttatcgtgttaaggttacacttaaactttcaggctggtctgaggtaaaataatttagctgctatagttagccaaagaaccccacctgtgtgtgagggaaacggataagatgtctgagctttttatctttctctgtagaatgtttgcagggtgacgaaactgtaactgtagtattagcatgacgttagcatttagttaggttgctagcgttagcaaccacattaacattagaactttattaatcttacTGTTTGagagaataaaatgctggggtgttacaaaacactgaccctctcacaaatatacacacctgctaaccctcccgtttttcactagctataGTAATTTACTCCACGGTCAAAATTCgtccgcgtttctcccgagttataacaatattttacacctttccccctttagcaagtagtatgcaaatatgactgctgcatgtaagctaaccaggtagccctctttaaccaaagttgcttgtgactcagactaaattaactatcagtcagctgtacagactgtttggtagtagctgtttccatgtttttgtttcaggttacctataccctagctttgtcatttttttatttagtataaatcctattacacattaaattgatagtcttattcagtttaatctttgttattaaacaaatttttaactttcttagAGTTTAATAGAGTTGCTTATGTACGATGCCTACAATCTGTATGACGTTGAAACCAAATACCATACGAAATACAAGGCGCTACTAGAGAACTTTGTTGAAAGCAATAGGGATGTGCGATTGCACTTAACTGAAGACGAACGCAAACATGATCGGCAAAACTGGTATGTGTCTAAATTGCTGTGCGCCACAGAATTCAGGAAAAGGGTAGAGACGTGGATTACAGAAACTTAGAACCGCTCTAAGCCGCCTCAAACATTCGATGACGGAGTTTTACCAGaagacagtgtgtcaatggtggAATCAAGGACTCTCGCGCCTAACAAGCACGGAAGCGTAGTGACGGCAGCATCCAAAAGTTCCTCAACATCTACAGCATCCTTAGCTCGGCTAAAGCTGACAGAGCATCCCTGCTGGCTGAAGCAGCAATCTTAGAGCAACGGCAGGCGTTAGAAATAGAGGAAGCACAATTccaagcacgattaaaggttaaaaaggaaaggctggaattcGAAGTGAAGCCTGCAAAGGttacagcaaaaataaaagtgtatcagGGTTGTGAAAAACGACAAGGTCCTGCAAGACAGGACGTGACCATCGAAACGCGTGGTGCATGCGCTCCCGAACACAATGACCACCacgaccacagttcggcaacggaatacctcgaacTGCCATCGCGCCTCCGAGCAAACTACTTAAGCATGCccgtgagtgccaaacccataatgtcaagcaccctaatggaatggcctacccaaggtaacgaacacttactttacaacactgacatagtggagcctcagggtaggatgccacttcaggcagatcttacagaaatgtttgcgaagAGTTAGAGGCAACTTTCCTCCGCACGACGTTCCTCCATTcaatggtgaccctcttgagttcacgtcctttgtaagagcctttaaacatgtcatcgaaaccaaaactgatagcaatctgaataggctgttctttcttgAGCAGTATACTAGAGGACAGCCTAGGGACCTTGTGATAAactgccagctcatgccagaacattgCAGTTACGCAGAAGCTATgagactgttacatgacaagtttggaaatagacaaataatcgctacaacgctgatgcaaaaggcactcaactggccggaaataaagtcagaggatggAAAGTCACTGACAAATTTCTCCCTGTTTCtggtaaaatgttacaataccatgtcaagtaTCGatcacatggatgagctagacaatgctaccaattTGAGGACTATagtctcaaaactgccctacaaattgcgtgaaagatGGAGAAACCATGCATACATGCACAAAAGGCGCACCCAAAAAAGAGCcaagtttgtgcagctgatggAATTTGTAGAGCAGGAAGCAACTGTAATGTCTAACCCACTTTTCGGCAACCTGAACGTTTCAATTAATGAtaaaaacactgcaacaaaCCTCCGTCAGGGCTCAAgcaaaaaatgaaaggaaaaagaggtagcagctttgcaaccggcgtaaaacaggttggtaaaaatcataaagactcaattacaataaagagtagtggtgcattagttattagtgcctttactaaaccttgtgcatcctgtgcaAAAGATCATACTTTAGATAAATGCCACCAGTTCAATGATAAGACATATAAGGACAAATtggacttttaaaaaaagaatggattctgctttggctgtttagtaaaaggaaacttaagcaaagactgcacaaagaaaattacatgtcagttgtgctcaaagaaacatcctcgcatgctacacattgcagcacaagacacagctcaagtgatcgtaaaggctgacgaaaccgaaccagttaaaacactgcCTGTTACAGTGAGCCATGAAACGAGCGTGTGTACTGGAGCTGGAGATAACTGTATTCTCTTCATAGTACCTCTCCATAGtaactgtattctctccatagtacctgttaaaataaagtccaagaaaggtaaCAAGATAGTAGaggtatacgcctttatggacccaggcagctctgctaccttttgtacagagtcattagcaaggcgattaaacgtacaaggtaaaaaagttgacatcatgttaagcaccatgaacgcaaggaaacaagtagaaagttacatGCTTATTGATCTAGAGGTTagtagtctggaagaaaacacctttattgaactccccaaagtgttcacacaaaagaatatcccagtctcagtggaaaacattccacaacagcacgacatcgataagtggccatacctcagcgaagtaaaactgcctcacattaatgctggagttgaaattctcataggtaacaaagagcataggctcctagaaccatggcgagtaattaacagcaggcacaatgggccatatgcagtaaagactgctcttggatcgaccataaatggacctcttcgagagtcggtcgaggaaggcacatgtgacaatgagcaagtgagcgttgcagtcaacagagtttccatcgaAAGCATGACTTTCCTGAatggaactgtgatgacaaagctgagttgtcacaagaggactatcaatttttagactctgtaactaactccctgcagttcactgacaatcacttctacattggcctcccatttaaaaaggcagctattcaaatgcccattAACCGAAGTGCAGcaatgcagcgcgcactgaacctcaaaaggaagtttaagaataaccgctcctttcacgaagagtatttaaacttcatgaacgacatgtttgaaaagggtcatgcagtcaaggtgcccacacctcacctaagtcgacaagacgggcaagtgtggcATATATATCACCATGGtgtataccatcctcaaaagaaaaagctaagggtagtctttgactgcgctgccagctatcagggaatatcattaaatagtgagcttctgcagggacccgacctgacaaactcactcattggagtgctcacacgctttagacaagaggaagttgccatgatggcagatatggaagccatgtactatcaggttagagttccggaaaaggacacagacttgttgcgtttcctgtggtggccgaatggagacgtgagtcaggacttggtcaAGTATAAAATGGTCGTTCATTTTTTTggatcatctccaagtgtagctaacttcgcccttaggaaaacagcagaagaaaaccgcagcaatgcatctgccgaggcagtcaacacagtacttaaaaacttttatgtagacgactgcttgaagtctgtctctagtcataatCAAGCAGTTgtgctatatagtaatctcaccaaactgtgcgcaagtggagaatttcacctcaccaagtgggcaagtaatagtcgtacattactaacttccatcccagagagtgaaagaatcaaaAACATGAGGGACTtggatttgagtaaagacgcactttctgttgagagagctctaggggtgttgcggtgtattaattcagacacgctcaagtttaagattagtttaaaagagcggcctgtgactagaagaggaatcttgtcagtcattagttcaatttatgaccccttaggcttccttgcaccagtcatactgccagctaagaccGTAATGCAggagttatgtaaagagagactcgcttgggacgatgacattcccgaacaatttataaaaagatggagggcctggctacacgagttgcatcaactgtctgagtttagtgtagcaagatgcgtaaaaccagttggcTTTGGAGTTACAACTGCAAAGTTACAACTTCACctcttctcagatgcaagtgaaatgggatatggagtcgtctcatatattaggttagttaatgctgatggactcacacactgtgcattcatgatggggaattctcacGTAGCGCCcctgaaacaaactactatcccccgaatgaaattgacagcggcagtggttgctgtaaacaatgacaaaatgttgaaaggtcaactggaaatagaactgctggactctgtgttttggaccgacagcacaactgtcttgagatacattgttaatgaaaaactttgctttaaaacctttgtcgctaacagaatctctcTATCATAcaagagtcaaccaagccacagcagtggaggtatgtcaacacttcaaaaaacccagctgacgctgcttccagagaaaaacaacaattggatccatggtcccccctttcttaaaaaaacagaaagttaatggcctgagaacattcatgATCTGTcaacgaaagaggatgacattgagattaaacacacagcctcagtgaatctcgtaaagactacagagatcacagatgccgtgagtaaactgattaactatcactctgactggtataagttaaaaagatccgttgcctggattctttgcgttaaagacatgcttaaacagagaacaaaaaggattaagggacaggcaaacaactcaataaccataaaaaaaccataagtctctaacaattaaggacttaacaatggcagaaaacaaagtcattaagttcgttcaaaaccaagaATTCAAAGaagaaatttccatgttacaaaagggtaatgcatccgtaaaaagaaacagttgtctctccaaactagattcagtactgcaggatggagtgctaagagttggaggacgtcttggtaggtctgcaatgcctgagcatgcaaaacaccctgtcattatacccaaagactcacacattacaactttaatctta
The sequence above is drawn from the Clarias gariepinus isolate MV-2021 ecotype Netherlands chromosome 17, CGAR_prim_01v2, whole genome shotgun sequence genome and encodes:
- the LOC128545731 gene encoding protocadherin beta-16-like isoform X49: MEKGAVVGNIARDLGLDVQTMKSRNARIYTSDEMPYIDLNKERGILLINKKIDREALCVKTTPCALHPQIVLENPMELYKITVEITDINDNAPYFQRNEILFEISELAAPGAKFVLEHAVDLDVGVNGLLRYSLKPTDHFALQLQSQTDGDKNVELVLKKPLDRENQKRLILILTATDEGKPRMSGSVEIHISVLDVNDNAPVFDQKIYKATLTENSSKGSELITVRALDKDEGSNGLVSYYISNIMDLSDVFVVDPQTGKVSVNGIIDYEKASHYQLNIQARDQGGLSDSCKIIIDVIDVNDNKPVINVISRSNTISEESTPGVVIAMLNVNDPDSDLNGRIHCSISENMPFVITSQSNNFFSLFTDQELDREREAEYNITVTCSDEGVPSLSSSTSLRLHISDVNDNAPVFEKNHYEAFVLENNTPGLSIFTVKASDADSNQNARVSYILEESTVNGVPVSSYVSVSADSGVINAVRSFDYEQLKDFHFRVRAQDGGSPPLSSNVTVKITIQDQNDNAPQVLYPVQTGGSVVAEIVPRSADVGYLVTKVVAVDVDSGQNAWLSYKLQKATDRALFEVGAQNGEIRTVRQVTDKDAVKQKLTVVVEDNGQPSRSAVVNINVAVADTFPEVLSEFTDFTHSKQYNDDLTFYLVLALAAVSFLFITTVVVIISVKIYRWRQSRIFYQSNLPVIPYYPPGYTDTGVTGTLPHMYNYDACMTTESRKSNCKYSTLGGQSVLMMDPNFTQTMQRTIKDNNLLNEPDSPELQKPPNNDWRLPPNQRPGPSGQHRFHTLQQRWTPYEKSRAGARPEEAGAGAIVGTGPWPNPPTEAEQLQALMAAANEVSEATATLGPRYNAQYVPDYRQNVYIPGSTATLTANPQQQMPQQALPPPQAPPQAVPTPDIPKAAPTPASKKKVTKKDKK
- the LOC128545731 gene encoding protocadherin beta-16-like isoform X34, with the translated sequence MALRRTILLLFVFCSDCACGQITYSVPEEMVKGSRIGNIAQDLGLDLKRLKSGKARIFSDESIEYVELNRENGLLLTKEKIDRESLCAKLTPCALHLQMILENPMELYSVTVEITDINDNAPSFQNDEMRFEISESAMIGARFVLGKAADPDVGINGLQGYSLKPTDNFVLDKESGVGKNVEMILQNTLDREKEGQIHLLLTAFDGGESRLSGTMQVYITVVDANDNAPVFTQKVYKTTLQENSAKGTKATTVSASDADEGSNSYVSYYISDAVERSVANMFVVNKESGEVKLNTQIDYEKSNSYQLDIQARDQGGLSDTCKVIIDVLDINDNSPAITIVSMSNSISEESKLNTVVAMLKVNDLDSGANGQVYCTVNDNVPFTITSPSNNFFSLRTDQELDREREAEYNITVTCSDEGVPSLSSSTSLRLHISDVNDNAPVFEKNHYEAFVVENNTPGLSIFTVKASDADSNQNARVSYILEESTVNGVPVSSYVSVSADSGVINAVRSFDYEQLKDFHFRVRAQDGGSPPLRSNVTVKITIQDQNDNAPQVLYPVQTGGSVVAEIVPRSADVGYLVTKVVAVDVDSGQNAWLSYKLQKATDRALFEVGAQNGEIRTVRQVTDKDAVKQKLTVVVEDNGQPSRSAVVNINVAVADTFPEVLSEFTDFTHSKQYNDDLTFYLVLALAAVSFLLITTVVVIISVKIYRWRQSRIFYQSNLPVIPYYPPGYTDTGVTGTLPHMYNYDACMTTDSRKSNCKYSTLGGQSVLVMDPSFTETLQRAVKENIILNDPASSEMQKPPNNDWRLPPNQRPGPSGQHRFHTLQQRWTPYEKSRAGARPEEAGAGAIVGTGPWPNPPTEAEQLQALMAAANEVSEATATLGPRYNAQYVPDYRQNVYIPGSTATLTANPQQQMPQQALPPPQAPPQAVPTPDIPKAAPTPASKKKVTKKDKK
- the LOC128545731 gene encoding protocadherin gamma-A11-like isoform X48 translates to MALRRTILLLFVFCSDCACGQITYSVPEEMVKGSRIGNIAQDLGLDLKRLKSGKARIFSDESIEYVELNRENGLLLTKEKIDRESLCAKLTPCALHLQMILENPMELYSVTVEITDINDNAPSFQNDEMRFEISESAMIGARFVLGKAADPDVGINGLQGYSLKPTDNFVLDKESGVGKNVEMILQNTLDREKEGQIHLLLTAFDGGESRLSGTMQVYITVVDANDNAPVFTQKVYKTTLQENSAKGTKATTVSASDADEGSNSYVSYYISDAVERSVANMFVVNKESGEVKLNTQIDYEKSNSYQLDIQARDQGGLSDTCKVIIDVLDINDNSPAITIVSMSNSISEESKLNTVVAMLKVNDLDSGANGQVYCTVNDNVPFTITSPSNNFFSLRTDQELDREREAEYNITVTCSDEGVPSLSSSTSLRLHISDVNDNAPVFEKNHYEAFVVENNTPGLSIFTVKASDADSNQNARVSYILEESTVNGVPVSSYVSVSADSGVINAVRSFDYEQLKDFHFRVRAQDGGSPPLRSNVTVKITIQDQNDNAPQVLYPVQTGGSVVAEIVPRSADVGYLVTKVVAVDVDSGQNAWLSYKLQKATDRALFEVGAQNGEIRTVRQVTDKDAVKQKLTVVVEDNGQPSRSAVVNINVAVADTFPEVLSEFTDFTHSKQYNDDLTFYLVLALAAVSFLLITTVVVIISVKIYRWRQSRIFYQSNLPVIPYYPPGYTDTGVTGTLPHMYNYDACMTTDSRKSNCKYSTLGGQSVLVMDPSFTETLQRAVKENIILNDPASSEMQKPPNNDWRLPPNQRPGPSGAGARPEEAGAGAIVGTGPWPNPPTEAEQLQALMAAANEVSEATATLGPRYNAQYVPDYRQNVYIPGSTATLTANPQQQMPQQALPPPQAPPQAVPTPDIPKAAPTPASKKKVTKKDKK